The following proteins come from a genomic window of Rutidosis leptorrhynchoides isolate AG116_Rl617_1_P2 chromosome 10, CSIRO_AGI_Rlap_v1, whole genome shotgun sequence:
- the LOC139872362 gene encoding UDP-arabinose 4-epimerase 1-like isoform X2, producing MNFNKPRSQPRPTRSYALGGVDHTEPIKKKGFVRKIALATTLIVLCIFMLKQSPSFRTPSPFSQHETGIIHVLVTGGAGYIGSHATLRLLKDSYRLTIVDNLSRGSIGAVRVLIFKTYFQNLGDFNSFTLIWEMQNPYPFKH from the exons ATGAACTTTAATAAGCCAAGAAGTCAGCCAAGGCCTACCCGGTCTTATGCTTTAGGAG GTGTGGATCATACAGAGCCAATCAAGAAAAAAGGATTTGTAAGAAAGATTGCATTGGCTACAACCCTTATAGTATTGTGCATTTTCATGCTCAAACAATCCCCTAGTTTTAGAACCCCTAGCCCA TTCTCACAGCACGAAACAGGAATAATTCACGTTTTAGTAACTGGAGGTGCTGGCTATATTGGTTCTCATGCTACATTACGCCTTTTGAAAGACTCTTATCGATTGACTATAgtg GACAATCTTTCTCGTGGAAGCATAGGTGCGGTTAGAGTCTTGATCTTCAAGACTTATTTCCAGAACCTGGGAGACTTCAATTCATTTACGCTGATTTGGGAGATGCAAAACCCATATCCTTTTAAACATTGA